The Mytilus galloprovincialis chromosome 4, xbMytGall1.hap1.1, whole genome shotgun sequence genome contains a region encoding:
- the LOC143071951 gene encoding succinate dehydrogenase assembly factor 4, mitochondrial-like, whose protein sequence is MSKVMKLGQLMQKCARTAFITHIKEKNTSQVLTIIVRKHSDDSGQNKPQRKKGNTPAGKLDDKMETAEEAFNPYVEQEPLERFPDDTNPATGEIGGPRGPEPTRYGDWERKGRVTDF, encoded by the exons ATGTCGAAGGTTATGAAACTTGGCCAGTTAATGCAGAAATGTGCAA GAACAGCATTTATAACACACATCAAAGAGAAAAACAcatcacaagttttaacaattatTGTAAGAAAACATTCTGATGATTCTGGACAGAATAAACCTCAACGGAAAAAAGGAAACACACCAGCAGGAAAACTGGATGATAAAATGGAGACAGCAGAAGAAGCATTTAATCCTTATGTGGAACAGGAACCCTTAGAGAGGTTTCCTGATGACACAAATCCTGCTACTGGTGAAATTGGTGGACCACGAGGCCCAGAGCCTACCAGATATGGTGATTGGGAAAGAAAGGGGCGTGTCACAGATTTTTGA